From a single Eremothecium sinecaudum strain ATCC 58844 chromosome III, complete sequence genomic region:
- the MIX17 gene encoding Mix17p (Syntenic homolog of Ashbya gossypii ACL010C; Syntenic homolog of Saccharomyces cerevisiae YMR002W (MIC17)) — protein sequence MARSRGTVRRSAPAQTRSSSTMAVPARSAPPSQPAVNQPPAQVAQPQQPGLFAQMASTAAGVAVGSAVGHTIGAGITGLFSGSGSAPAEAQPQQVAAAAPQQQYQEQARHCDVDARNFTRCLEDNNGNMQICDFYLQQLKACQEAARLY from the coding sequence ATGGCACGTTCTAGAGGTACTGTTAGAAGATCCGCTCCAGCTCAAACACGTTCGTCTTCCACAATGGCTGTTCCTGCCAGGTCTGCTCCTCCCTCGCAACCTGCTGTCAACCAACCACCAGCCCAAGTTGCCCAACCTCAGCAACCAGGTTTATTTGCCCAAATGGCGTCTACTGCTGCCGGTGTCGCAGTTGGTTCTGCAGTTGGACATACTATTGGTGCCGGTATCACTGGTTTGTTCTCTGGCTCAGGTTCTGCTCCAGCTGAAGCGCAACCACAACAAGTTGCAGCTGCAGCTCCCCAACAGCAATACCAGGAGCAAGCAAGGCATTGTGATGTCGATGCTAGAAACTTCACTCGTTGTTTAGAGGACAATAATGGAAACATGCAGATCTGTGACTTCTACTTGCAGCAGCTTAAGGCTTGTCAAGAAGCTGCTCGTTTGTACTAA
- the AIM34 gene encoding Aim34p (Syntenic homolog of Ashbya gossypii ACL011C; Syntenic homolog of Saccharomyces cerevisiae YMR003W (AIM34)) — MSLRGLKALPVSRGLAEVACPSIRVASLPCLSTRLMPTTTIRTVHKTARNDSTTLFSSEKKLSSFKTMTLTSLKNECRSRGLKVSGKKSELLDRLAAFEAHMLYNTKPKFPDGNFLDSKRSLHSGASMNANAKQAVDKVHMPNVKDITDASELENDYIVKIPRLESNILKKTESKGFSKNNKSVGEDNLSVFGREGTVLTANTDLKIETPGDSNCKVEIVNEEAEIQNDPSGMDYTNSKYNSKTNNEQDSDYYNEPTDLSSRDKKLLGGFAAAVAFWWYLGRDNKTPHTRITPKKQH, encoded by the coding sequence ATGTCATTAAGAGGTTTAAAGGCTTTGCCAGTTTCCAGAGGCCTTGCAGAAGTTGCGTGCCCTTCCATAAGAGTAGCATCGTTGCCTTGTCTGTCAACTCGATTAATGCCAACAACCACCATAAGGACAGTGCATAAGACAGCTAGAAATGATTCCACAACACTATTTTCATCCGAGAAGAAGCTGTCCTCTTTTAAAACTATGACATTGACTTCCTTGAAGAACGAGTGTCGTAGTAGAGGTTTGAAGGTATCAGGTAAAAAATCCGAATTGTTAGACAGACTTGCTGCATTTGAGGCCCATATGTTGTATAATACAAAACCTAAATTTCCAGATGGAAATTTCCTAGATTCTAAAAGAAGTTTACACTCTGGAGCTAGTATGAATGCCAACGCCAAACAGGCTGTTGATAAAGTACACATGCCAAATGTTAAAGATATAACTGATGCATCCGAATTGGAAAACGACTATATTGTAAAAATCCCAAGATTAGAAAGCAACATTTTAAAGAAGACCGAAAGTAAGGgcttttcaaaaaataataaatcTGTCGGCGAAGACAACCTGTCTGTATTTGGGCGTGAGGGTACTGTACTGACTGCTAACACGGACCTGAAAATTGAGACCCCAGGCGATTCGAACTGCAAGGTTGAAATAGTAAACGAAGAAGCAGAAATACAAAATGATCCATCAGGGATGGATTATACCAATAGCAAATACAATTCTAAAACAAATAATGAACAAGACTCTGACTATTATAACGAGCCAACAGATCTGTCTTCTAGAGATAAGAAACTTCTTGGAGGCTTTGCTGCAGCGGTTGCATTCTGGTGGTATCTGGGTCGCGATAATAAAACCCCTCATACTAGGATAACACCCAAAAAACAACACTGA
- the TOP1 gene encoding DNA topoisomerase 1 (Syntenic homolog of Ashbya gossypii ACL008C; Syntenic homolog of Saccharomyces cerevisiae YOL006C (TOP1)), which produces MTVKPKHESSSSEEDIPLKATVSNTKASTLKKVKKVRKVAPKKEESSEEEDDEALSKAVKKRKKVRKENASKTKKIKIEDAIDSKVEKTNPDDKSDDSDTFRWWEQEENGDNTVKWVTLRHNGVMFPPEYVPLPSHVKLYYDGKPVDLPPQAEEVAGFFGGLLESDHAKNPVFQKNFFKDFLDVLNENGGTRNNIEIKSFEKCDFTKMFEYYQLQREEKKRLTPQEKKLIKLEKDKLEEPYKFCYLDGRKEQVGNFKLEPPDLFRGRGAHPKTGKLKRRVYPEDIVLNLDKDAPIPVPPAGHKWGEIRHDNTVQWLCMWRENISNSFKYVRLAANSSLKGMSDYKKFEKARELKKYIDLIRAEYTKNLKSKVMLERQISVATYLIDVFALRAGGEKSEDEADTVGCCSLRYEHVTLKPPTTVVFDFLGKDSIRYYQEVEVNKQVFKNLSIFKRPPKQPGHQLFDRLDPSILNKHLQNYMPGLTAKVFRTFNASKTMQDQLDLIPNEGTIAEKLMRYNAANRKVAILCNHQRTVTRGHVTSVQKATEKIEELEWAKIRYKKAILQLDKSQLKKDPNFFREIDDLTNEEQQAIHKRLIEREREKYNKKFIRENDKRKFENEELLPESDLQSWLASVDELEKQYAEELESGIVTVKPALQDVDKLRSQIEKLEQRIATSSLQLKDKEENSTVALSTSKISYIDPRLSVAFCKKYNVPLEKVFTKALREKFQWAIESADANWRFCET; this is translated from the coding sequence ATGACAGTAAAACCCAAGCACGAATCCTCTTCGTCAGAAGAGGACATTCCTCTCAAAGCTACCGTAAGTAACACTAAAGCAAGTACCCTGAAGAAGGTGAAAAAGGTTCGAAAGGTTGCACCTAAAAAGGAGGAGAGCAGTGAGGAGGAAGATGACGAAGCTTTGTCAAAGGCTGTaaagaaaaggaagaaaGTAAGGAAGGAGAACGCCTCGAAAACcaagaaaataaaaattGAAGATGCAATAGACAGTAAGGTTGAGAAAACTAATCCTGATGATAAAAGCGATGATAGCGATACGTTTAGATGGTGGGAGCAGGAGGAAAATGGAGATAATACTGTAAAATGGGTAACCTTGAGGCATAATGGGGTCATGTTCCCTCCTGAATATGTGCCATTACCTTCTCATGTCAAGTTATATTACGACGGCAAACCTGTTGATCTTCCTCCTCAAGCAGAGGAAGTGGCAGGTTTCTTTGGAGGTCTATTAGAATCCGATCATGCTAAGAACCCTGTATTCCAAAAGAATTTCTTCAAGGATTTTCTCGATGTATTGAATGAAAATGGTGGGACGAGGAATAATATTGAAATAAAGTCGTTTGAGAAGTGCGATTTTACCAAGATGTTCGAGTATTACCAACTGCAAAGAGAAGAGAAAAAAAGGCTGACTCCACAAGAGAAAAAACTAATAAAATTAGAGAAAGACAAGCTAGAAGAGCCGTATAAATTCTGTTATTTAGATGGTCGAAAAGAGCAAGTTGGAAACTTTAAGCTAGAGCCGCCTGATTTATTTAGAGGTCGTGGGGCTCATCCCAAAACTGGAAAATTAAAAAGAAGAGTTTATCCTGAAGATATTGTATTAAACTTAGATAAGGACGCTCCAATTCCGGTTCCTCCTGCTGGGCATAAGTGGGGCGAAATCAGACATGACAATACAGTTCAATGGTTGTGTATGTGGAGAGAGAACATTTCCAATTCCTTCAAATATGTGAGGTTAGCTGCAAATTCTTCGCTTAAAGGTATGAGTGATTACAAGAAATTCGAAAAGGCTAGGGAGTTGAAAAAATATATCGACTTGATCAGAGCAGAATATACTAAAAATCTTAAGAGTAAAGTTATGCTTGAACGACAAATCTCTGTTGCAACTTATTTGATAGATGTGTTTGCTTTAAGAGCAGGAGGTGAGAAATCTGAAGATGAGGCAGACACTGTGGGTTGCTGTTCTTTAAGATATGAGCATGTTACCTTGAAGCCCCCAACAACTGTGGTGTTTGACTTTTTGGGTAAGGATTCAATCCGGTACTATCAGGAGGTGGAGGTTAATAAGCAAGTCTTCAAGAATTTGTCTATTTTTAAAAGACCACCTAAGCAACCGGGTCACCAGTTGTTTGATAGGCTAGACCCCTCAATTTTAAACAAGCATTTACAAAATTACATGCCTGGCCTTACTGCGAAGGTTTTCCGTACCTTCAATGCTTCTAAGACGATGCAAGATCAATTAGATTTAATACCTAATGAAGGTACCATCGCCGAAAAGTTGATGAGATACAATGCAGCAAATAGAAAAGTGGCAATTTTGTGTAATCACCAGAGGACCGTAACTAGGGGTCATGTTACATCTGTGCAGAAAGCTACGGAAAAGATTGAGGAGTTAGAATGGGCAAAAATTAGATACAAAAAGGCCATCCTTCAATTGGATAAATCACAATTAAAAAAAGACCCAAATTTCTTTCGCGAAATAGATGATCTTACCAATGAGGAGCAGCAGGCGATACATAAAAGACTAATAGAGCGTGAAAGAGAGAAATATAACAAAAAGTTTATTCGAGAAAACGATAAGAGAAAATTTGAAAATGAAGAACTGCTACCCGAATCTGATTTGCAAAGCTGGCTTGCTAGTGTTGATGAACTAGAAAAACAGTATGCTGAGGAACTAGAAAGTGGCATAGTGACCGTAAAGCCCGCCTTACAGGATGTTGATAAATTGAGGTCACAGATTGAGAAGTTGGAACAGCGGATTGCTACAAGTTCCCTCCAGTTAAAGGACAAGGAGGAAAACTCTACTGTGGCCTTAAGTACTTCAAAGATCAGTTATATTGATCCAAGGCTATCCGTCGCGTTCTGTAAAAAGTATAATGTTCCCCTAGAGAAAGTTTTTACCAAAGCTTTAAGAGAAAAATTTCAGTGGGCAATTGAGTCTGCTGATGCAAATTGGAGGTTTTGCGAAACCTAA
- the RPB11 gene encoding DNA-directed RNA polymerase II core subunit RPB11 (Syntenic homolog of Ashbya gossypii ACL005C; Syntenic homolog of Saccharomyces cerevisiae YOL005C (RPB11)), translating into MNAPDRFELFLLPEGESKLKIEPDTKAPNAVIITFEKEDHTLGNLIRAELLEDKRVLFAAYKVEHPLFAKFRMRIQTVEGYDPKDALKNACNSIINKLATLESNFETEWNLQTLVSEDQYGI; encoded by the coding sequence ATGAACGCCCCAGATAGATTTGAGCTTTTCCTGCTACCAGAAGGAGAATCGAAGCTTAAAATTGAGCCTGATACAAAGGCACCAAACGCTGTCATAATAACCTTTGAAAAGGAAGATCATACGCTGGGAAATTTGATCCGTGCAGAGCTGTTAGAAGATAAGCGAGTACTGTTTGCCGCTTACAAGGTCGAACATCCTCTGTTCGCAAAGTTTAGAATGCGTATTCAGACAGTTGAAGGATATGATCCAAAAGATGCATTAAAAAATGCTTGTAATAGTATAATTAACAAGCTGGCGACCCTAGAGTCCAACTTTGAGACAGAATGGAATCTACAGACATTGGTTTCAGAAGATCAATACGGTATATAA
- a CDS encoding HCL008Cp (Syntenic homolog of Ashbya gossypii ACL009C; Syntenic homolog of Saccharomyces cerevisiae YOL007C (CSI2)): MSSTSSSQISTFTPAVLTSYRNYNIKTSELPTGMLFIAFGCGLAVVIVAFFANWFISIIISWYHARQETYYLESAKYRKAIGLDLNNETAFDRTVRDISEKVIRAKRKCERATVKPVRRLLSIAVPGRGIEEPEEDSSMYVSPTNLLQKIYDQQPPPRSRSKRIVRSLSRRISRGVGFKERRNNVTTLAPPRVTRNSFYSSRNKINTARINNYQFPTRPRQAPTLFLDSLLSKDATHA, translated from the coding sequence ATGTcatcaacatcatcatcacAAATAAGCACATTCACGCCTGCGGTACTAACTTCATATAGAAACTACAACATCAAAACATCCGAACTGCCTACTGGAATGCTTTTCATTGCCTTCGGATGTGGATTGGCTGTCGTAATAGTTGCATTTTTCGCTAATTGGTTTATTAGTATTATAATATCATGGTATCACGCACGACAAGAAACCTACTACCTAGAATCAGCAAAATATCGAAAAGCTATAGGTCTGGACTTGAATAATGAAACTGCATTCGACCGTACAGTAAGAGACATTTCGGAGAAAGTAATACGAGCAAAGCGAAAATGCGAAAGGGCAACAGTTAAACCTGTGCGAAGGTTGCTTTCAATTGCAGTACCGGGAAGAGGAATCGAGGAACCAGAAGAAGACTCATCTATGTACGTTTCACCAACaaatcttcttcaaaaaaTATACGACCAGCAGCCGCCTCCCAGGTCACGGTCCAAAAGAATTGTAAGGTCGTTATCACGGCGGATATCACGTGGAGTAGGATTTAAAGAACGTCGCAACAACGTAACCACTTTAGCTCCGCCGAGAGTAACAAGGAATAGTTTTTACTCCTCAAGGAATAAGATTAATACAGCAAGGATAAACAACTACCAGTTTCCGACCCGACCACGCCAAGCTCCAACCTTATTCTTGGACTCACTGCTGAGCAAAGATGCAACCCACGCATGA
- the CDC5 gene encoding polo kinase CDC5 (Syntenic homolog of Ashbya gossypii ACL006W; Syntenic homolog of Saccharomyces cerevisiae YMR001C (CDC5)) — protein sequence MSPLQIVNDKQLNTRSNANVHTPVKQHAKRPDLERGHHDYNRQPPQKRKKEKLSALCKTPPSLIKTKGRDYHRGIFLGEGGFARCFQMKDDSGKIFAAKTVAKISIKSEKTRKKLLSEIQIHKSMKHPNIVQFTDCFEDDTNVYILLEICPNGSLMDLLKQRKQLTEPEVRYFTTQIVGAIRYMHSRRIIHRDLKLGNIFFDKHFNLKIGDFGLAAVLANDRERKYTICGTPNYIAPEVLTGKHTGHSFEVDIWSIGVMIYALLIGKPPFQSKEVNTIYERIKVCDFSFPKEKPISSEARVLIKDILSLDPLERPSLAEIMEYVWFRNVFPARINSGVLSFVPEYHDLDLQESLINFKNCMAKCGLLSPSAAAAALAAASAVKPSIDPVTGEIATATASTATAVAFNNNHNVLFSRNNSDNSEYNKAVLPHSLSPGGTRYKYKEIVDVETQRKLNDLAREARIRRAQQSVLKQSLVASSTNFIKSEISLRILASECHMTLNGLLEAEAQKRMGGLPKSRLPEIQHPIVVTKWVDYSNKHGFAYQLSTDDIGVLFNNGTTVLKLADAEEFWYISYDDREGWVANHYSLTEKPKELNRHLEVVDFFSNYMNSNLSRISTFVRESYHKDDVFLRRFTRYKQFVMFELSDGTFQFNFKDHHKFAISQSGKLATYISPDRQSFTYPTIEILKAEKVPSHPEVGFMEKFMLMKEGLKQKSGIVSVAQQ from the coding sequence ATGTCTCCACTTCAGATAGTCAATGACAAGCAATTGAATACACGATCGAATGCAAATGTTCATACCCCAGTGAAGCAGCATGCTAAACGTCCAGATCTGGAGAGGGGTCATCATGACTACAACCGTCAGCCGCCGCAGAAGCGgaagaaagagaaattATCCGCTCTCTGTAAGACACCACCATCTTTAATTAAAACGAAAGGTCGAGATTACCACAGGGGCATTTTTTTAGGCGAAGGAGGCTTTGCTCGTTGCTTCCAGATGAAGGATGATAGTGGGAAAATATTCGCTGCGAAGACAGTTGCTAAGATTTCCATCAAGTCAGAGAAGACTAGGAAAAAGTTGCTTTCAGAAATCCAGATCCACAAATCAATGAAGCATCCAAATATAGTTCAATTTACGGATTGCTTTGAGGACGATACGAATGTATACATACTCTTAGAGATATGTCCTAACGGGTCTTTAATGGATTTATTAAAGCAACGTAAGCAGTTAACTGAACCAGAAGTTAGATACTTTACCACACAGATAGTTGGGGCTATCAGATATATGCATAGTAGGAGAATTATTCACAGGGATTTAAAACTTGGTAACATTTTCTTCGATAAGCATTTTAACCTTAAAATAGGAGATTTTGGTTTGGCGGCAGTTCTTGCAAATGATAGAGAACGGAAATACACTATATGTGGGACACCAAACTATATCGCTCCTGAGGTTTTAACAGGGAAACACACAGGTCATTCATTTGAAGTTGATATATGGTCTATCGGAGTTATGATTTATGCTTTGTTAATTGGTAAACCACCATTTCAGTCGAAGGAGGTTAACACAATATATGAGAGGATTAAAGTTTGTGACTTTAGTTTTCCTAAAGAGAAACCAATATCATCAGAGGCTAGGGTGTTGATAAAGGATATTTTATCATTAGACCCATTAGAAAGACCTTCATTGGCGGAGATTATGGAATATGTGTGGTTTAGAAATGTTTTTCCTGCCAGAATTAATAGTGGTGTATTAAGTTTTGTTCCGGAGTATCATGATTTAGACTTACAGGAATCTTTGATTAACTTCAAAAATTGTATGGCAAAATGCGGGTTGCTAAGCCCTTCCGCCGCTGCCGCTGCCCTAGCGGCGGCATCAGCAGTAAAACCTTCTATTGATCCAGTAACAGGAGAAATAGCAACTGCTACAGCATCAACAGCAACCGCTGTTGCTTTTAATAACAACCATAACGTACTATTCTCAAGGAACAATAGCGATAACTCAGAATACAACAAAGCTGTTTTGCCGCACTCATTGTCGCCAGGCGGTACAAGGTACAAATACAAAGAGATTGTTGATGTAGAAACTCAAAGGAAATTAAACGATCTGGCCCGTGAAGCGCGTATAAGGAGAGCACAGCAATCTGTGTTGAAGCAATCGCTAGTAGCTAGTTCCACGAATTTTATAAAATCGGAGATATCGCTGCGAATTTTGGCCAGTGAGTGTCATATGACATTAAATGGATTGCTGGAGGCTGAAGCTCAGAAGAGAATGGGTGGTCTACCTAAATCAAGATTACCAGAAATTCAACATCCGATCGTGGTGACAAAGTGGGTAGATTACTCAAACAAACATGGTTTTGCTTACCAACTATCTACTGACGATATCGGGGTACTATTCAATAACGGTACAACGGTTTTAAAGTTAGCGGACGCGGAGGAATTTTGGTATATTAGCTACGATGATAGAGAAGGTTGGGTAGCCAATCATTACAGCCTTACCGAAAAACCCAAAGAGTTGAATAGACATTTGGAGGTTGTAGATTTCTTTTCAAATTACATGAATTCGAACTTAAGCAGAATCTCAACCTTTGTCCGTGAGTCATACCACAAAGACGATGTATTTCTAAGAAGGTTTACGCGCTACAAGCAATTTGTTATGTTTGAGTTGAGTGACGGGACCTTTCAATTCAACTTTAAAGATCACCACAAGTTTGCGATATCTCAAAGCGGTAAACTAGCAACATATATATCACCAGACCGTCAAAGTTTTACTTATCCAACGATAGAAATACTCAAAGCGGAAAAAGTACCAAGCCATCCAGAGGTTGGCTTCATGGAAAAATTTATGTTGATGAAAGAAGGTCTAAAACAGAAATCAGGAATTGTTTCAGTAGCACAACAGTAA